The DNA region TCGGCCATGTCGAGGTGGTGGTCGTGCTGGCCGAGCAGCCAGCGCATCCGGCTGCGCCAGATGGTGGCCAGTTCGGTCAGGACCTCGTTGTCGGCCAGCTCCGTGACGGTCTCGTGGAAGTCCGCCGCGGCGCGCCGGGCGGCCACGGCGTCCCCGGCGCGGACGGCGGCCAGCTCCTCGTCCAGGCGGGCGCGCAGCCGCGCGAGTCCGTCCCGGGTCCGCCGCTCGGCGGCGAGCCGGAAGGTCAGCACCTCCAGGGCGGCCCGTACCTCGGTCAGGTCCGCGACGTCGGAGGCGGTGAACTCGCGCACGATCGCCCAGGTGCGGGGCCGCGGTGTGACCAGGCCCTCGGCGACCAGCGCCCGCAGCGCGTCCCGTACGGGGACCCTGCTGACGCCCAGCTGGGCCGCCAGCTCGCGCTCCACGAGCTTGCTCCCGGGCGGGCGGACCCCGTCGAGAATCTCGTCCCGGAGGTGCCGCGTCACCCGTTCCGACTCCGGTTCGAACTCCCCTGACGCTGCCATGCGCACAGTCTCCCACGTGGGGATCTACGGCTACGGCTACGGCTACGGCTACGGGGCGAGCGTGGTCTGGGGCAGTGAGGCCCGCTGCACGCGGGTGTCCGCGTCCGTGTCGATCAGGCCGATCATGAGCGGGTTGGGGCCGGACGCGGCACCGGTGGCGGCGCGGATGCGGTAGCGATGGGTGACCACCGCGTCCTTGGCCAGGGCGGTGCCGCCGGTGGCGAGCTCGTACGGGTAGACGTCGTTGGCGATCCGCAGGGTGGCCGCGCGCCAGGTGCCGGCCGAGGCGTCCCAGCGCTCCAGGCGGTAGGCGGGGTCGGCGGTGGCCCCCGGCATGATCTCCATCTGGAGGGCGAGAGTGAGGTGCCGGTAGGCGCGGGTGTTGCCGTTGCGGAGGGTGACGGTGAACTCCTGCGCGGCGCCGCCGGCCCTCAGCGTCAGCCCGCCGCCCGGCGTGGCCACCCGCATCGCGAGGTACGTCGGCGCCGGCGCCGGCGGCCTGGTCGCGGTCTTCGACGACGAGGCGGGGGACGGCGGCGCGGTGGGCGTGGCGGGGCGGGTGGTGACGCTCGCCTCGGGCGTGGGCGTCGGCGGCGTTGTCGGTGCGGCCGTGGCCGTGGGCGAGGGGCTCGCCGAGGCCGGGGAGGGGGAGCTCGTCGCCTTCCCGGTCGCCTCCGGGCCGCAGCCGGTGGCGGCCGCCGCCAGGAGCACGGCGCTCACCGTGCCGACGACGACGGCGTGGGTACGGCGCATGTGGTTCTCCCTGGTGTTGCTCGGTGCGGTGGGCCGGGTCAACCTACCGGCGGCAGGACACGGGGCAGCCGAGGAGACGTAACGCTTCGGACGCGCGGCGGCCCGCTCCCGGTGCCCTGGTCCCGATGCCCCGTCGAGCCGCGGCCGGGCTGTGTTAGCCTTATG from Streptomyces fradiae includes:
- a CDS encoding GntR family transcriptional regulator, yielding MAASGEFEPESERVTRHLRDEILDGVRPPGSKLVERELAAQLGVSRVPVRDALRALVAEGLVTPRPRTWAIVREFTASDVADLTEVRAALEVLTFRLAAERRTRDGLARLRARLDEELAAVRAGDAVAARRAAADFHETVTELADNEVLTELATIWRSRMRWLLGQHDHHLDMAEDHELLYGAIAERDTTLVEELVVRHLEHSRRAIADHRREA